The genomic window GCTGGGCAGCAATCGTTTTGGCCCAACAACTTGCCCAACAACGCAAGCACCAGCAACTGGAAACAGAGCATTTGTTGTTGTCACTGCTCCAGCAAAACGCTTTGGCCGGAAGAATCCTGGAAAAAGCAGGTGTGTCGATCGGCAACTTGCAAACAGCCGTGGAGGCACACCTGCAAGAACAGCCCACTATGCAGGCTGCGCCAGACTCTGTCTATCTGGGCAAGGGAGTCAATGATCTTCTCGATCAAGCTGAGAAACATAAGCAAGCTTTTGGCGATAGTTTCATCTCGATTGAACATCTGTTACTTGCATTGGCCGGGGACAATCGTTGCGGCCGTAAGTTGCTCAATCAAGCGGGCGTGGATGCCGGCAAACTAAAGGTTGCAATTGACGCGGTACGCGGAAACCAGAAGGTGACCGATCAGAACCCAGAAGGAACTTACGAATCTCTCGAAAAATATGGCAGAGACCTGAGTGCTGCTGCTCGCGAAGGCAAACTCGACCCTGTCATCGGAAGGGACGATGAGATTCGACGCACGATTCAGATTCTTAGTAGGCGCACCAAAAACAACCCTGTCCTCATTGGGGAGCCAGGGGTGGGAAAAACCGCAATTGTTGAAGGCCTCGCACAGCGGATTGTTAATGGCGATGTACCTGCAGCCCTTCAGAACAGACAGTTAATCACCCTTGATATGGGTGCTTTGATTGCAGGGGCGAAATATCGAGGTGAATTCGAAGAGCGACTCAAGGCGGTGCTCAAAGAAGTTACCGCCTCTGAAGGACAAATCGTACTTTTTATTGATGAAATCCATACTGTTGTAGGAGCTGGAGCGACCGGTGGGGCAATGGATGCCAGCAATCTGCTTAAGCCAATGCTGGCTCGAGGGGAACTGCGCTGCATTGGTGCAACGACCCTCGATGAGCACCGACAGCACATCGAAAAAGACCCCGCTTTAGAAAGAAGATTCCAACAAGTGCTTGTGGATCAACCCACAGTGCAAGACACGATCTCCATCCTGCGTGGTCTCAAAGAACGCTACGAAGTGCATCATGGTGTGCGCATTGCTGATAACGCCCTAGTTGCTGCAGCTGTGCTCAGTAGCCGATATATTGCCGATCGCTTTTTGCCAGATAAAGCCATCGATTTGATGGATGAATCTGCTGCACGGCTGAAAATGGAAATCACTTCCAAGCCTGAGGAAATTGATGAAATCGATCGCAAGATTGTGCAGCTCGAGATGGAGAAGCTTTCCCTAGGACGTGAGTCCGACTCCGTTAGCAAGGAAAGGTTGGAAAAACTAGAACGCGAACTTGCTGAATTAGCAGAGCAACAAAGTGCCCTCAATGCACAGTGGCAACAAGAAAAAGGTGCGATTGACGACCTTTCTTCGCTCAAAGAAGAAATCGAACGGGTGCAATTGCAAGTGGAGCAAGCCAAGCGCAGCTACGACCTCAACAAGGCAGCTGAACTGGAGTATGGAACTCTGGCGGGATTGCAGAAACAACTCAGCGAGAAAGAAACTGCCCTGGCCCAAGATGGAGAGGCAGGCGATAAATCACTGCTGCGAGAGGAGGTTACGGAAGATGATATTGCTGATGTCATCGCTAAATGGACCGGGATTCCCGTCGCCAAGCTTGTGCAGTCGGAAATGGAAAAGCTGCTTGGACTTGAAGCAGAACTCCACCAACGTGTGATTGGCCAAGAACAGGCTGTGCAAGCTGTTGCGGATGCGATTCAGCGTTCTAGGGCAGGTTTAAGTGATCCCAACCGCCCGATCGCAAGTTTTTTATTTCTAGGCCCCACTGGTGTCGGTAAAACGGAGCTATCCAAGGCATTGGCCTCTCAACTGTTTGACAGCGAGGCGGCTTTGGTTCGAATCGATATGTCTGAGTATATGGAGAAGCACAGTGTCAGCAGACTGATTGGGGCCCCTCCGGGTTATGTGGGCTATGAGGCCGGTGGACAGCTCACCGAAGCCGTACGCAGACGCCCTTATGCGGTAATCCTGTTCGATGAAGTGGAGAAGGCACACCAAGATGTGTTCAATGTGATGTTACAGATCCTTGATGATGGACGTGTCACCGATGGTCAGGGTCGCACAGTTGATTTTACAAATACGGTGCTAATTCTTACCAGTAATATTGGCAGCCAGTCGATTCTCGACTTGGGAGGCGATGATAGTCAATACAGGGAAATGGAGCGGCGAGTTCATGATGCTTTGCACGCTCATTTTAGGCCTGAGTTTCTCAACCGCCTGGATGAAACAATCATCTTTCATAGTCTCAGGCGCGAGGAACTGCGTCAGATCGTTGCCCTTCAGGTCAATCGGCTGCGTGAGCGTCTTTGCGATCGCAAGCTTGGCCTAGAGATCAGTGATACAGCAGCTGATTGGCTCGCCAATGCTGGCTATGACCCTGTTTATGGGGCTAGACCCCTTAAGCGAGCGATACAACGCGAGCTTGAAACTCCAATAGCCAAAAGTATCCTGGCGGGCCTTTATGGAGATAGTCAGATTGTGCATGTGGATGTGGATGTGGATCAGGAGCGTCTGAGTTTTCGCTAATGCTTATCCCCTTCGCGCTCCCATTAGGGGAGTCGATCGAGCAAATTGATCAGAGCAAAGTCTTCGTCTCAAACCACGTAGGTGTTGCTTCATAGCAAGCTGCATTGGCTTCATTCTCACGCGCTTCTACCCGCCAGCAACAGCTGCGCCCACCATCTCGATCAAGCAGAAGGGCATTGGCCCATTGCCAAACCAGCTCTGCGCTGGACTCCATGCCTACGTTGTCCATCACCCTTAGATCAATAGCGCCTTGATCATTCAGGCTCTGCCATTGAGACAGGAGCGGATCATCAGCATTGGCGAGGAAGGTGTGATCGAATTGGTTGTTGAGTTGTTGTTCCAGATCTCGAAGACTGGAAAAGTCGACGACAAATCCGTAGGGATCAAGCTCTTGAGCTGCAAACCAAAAGGTAAAACTGCGGCTATAGCCATGCACAAATCGACAGTGTCCTGGATGACGCCATTGACGATGACAGCAAGGATATCCAGAGAAATTCTTGCTACAAGTGTAAGCATTCTTCAGTGTCTTAGTCACGGTCGTTCATCCAGAGAGTTACTGCAGTTGGCGTGTGTTTTGAGATTATGTGTAGAGAGTGACTTTGATGTCGTGATTCGATCTATGTGACTATACGGATCAGCTTAAGCGACGAACAAAATCATGTTCAAATAGAAGCCAATCTTCAAGGCAATGCATTGTAATGCTTTCCATTGAAGGGAGTTGCCTAGGGGAAGGTACTCTAGAGGCAAGATCTAAAGGTTCATCTAAATTCTATGATTTAGATTCAAAGCTCTTGAGTCTGATTATTAACTCATTTGCAAAAGTATATCTAATTGAACAAAAAATCTTCAGGCGACATTTCGGCATGATTGCGGGTATCCATTGATTTCTGATCAAGGTTTTCAATTTGGTGCCTCCAATCCGAGTGCAAGAAGAAGCGTGATATTTGATGTTTTCCGCAATTGGCAATTTCTTTTCAGCGGAAACCCAGGTCAGGCTCCTTTGGATAATATTAGATCTGTGATTGGATGCAATATCTTGGATGGCGTTGCCTGGTGACAAAGGAGATGTGAGAACTGGCAGGTACTAAATCTGGAGAATTGAATTGCTCAGATCTAAGAAGAGAGCAAGAATTGATTGAATTTATTTGCTTGAACCTGCTGCTAGTTAAAAATCGATGTAGCTTGTTTCTATACACCAGTAGAAATAAAATCGGAAAGGTGTCTGTTCAGAGCTTTATCGATGATATAGCCATTGAAATTCAACTTATCAGTATTTGGAAGCTTCCCCTTCTATCTGAGCCTGAGACAAGACATCTGCTTGATACTGAGACTGAATGCTTTGAGTGGCTCTTATCAGTCCGTAAGCCCACCCATCACCCCTTGCTGTCTCTGGTGTCTGTTGATCCTTCCCCCTAGCCATGGCTAGGGGGGAAATTTCTAATCAGCACCCATAGCATTCGAGATGCTGATGCACTGCTCCATCCGCTTCCAGGTTAAAAGGCCTTAGGAGGGGCGGATCATGCGAGAGCGAAGCACAGTTGATGACTAGTTTGGTGCTGAGGGATGATTGCACGGCCGCTCCTGCGCTCCTTGAGGACGAATGCAACCCCTCAGCCCCGCCTTCATCGACCAATTGTGTTTTGACGATATTGGTTTGATTCCAGCGATCTCCCAAGACTGGCTTGATGGAGCCGTTCTGATGATGGCCTGGATGAATCGCACTGCCTTGGAGCAGACATTAAAGAGTGGCCAAGTTCATTACTGGAGCCGGTCGCGTCAGGAGCTTTGGCATAAAGGTGCTACGAGCGGTCATACGCAGATCCTTAAGGGAATTCGTTATGACTGCGATGCTGATGTGCTTTTACTCAGTATCGAACAAACCGGTTTGGTCAGTTGTCATACCGGAGCCCGAAGCTGTTTCTTCGCAGAGGTAAACCAGCATTCGCAGGGAGACTCACTCACTCTTCCACCTCCCATGGATGCATGCAGTGAACTTTTTCGGGTGATTGATCAACGCCACACCACACCCGAAGCCAACAGTTATACAAACAAGCTTTTAGAAGGTGGAGACAATCGCATCCTCAAAAAAATTGGTGAGGAGAGTGCGGAATTTGTGATGGCTTGCAAAGACGACGATGAGAAGGCAATTGCTAATGAAGCGGCTGATCTTCTCTTTCATCTGCAAGTCGCTCTTGCCCACCATGGTGTGAACTGGAGAGATGTGCTTGAGGTGCTCGCTAATAGACGTGGAGCACCGCGTCGAAACTGAATGCTGAACTGTGGCTGATTGAGTGATTCTTTTTAGTGAAATTCCTATCAACGTGGTTGCCCAAAGTTGGTGGATTGTGAACGGATCCACTCAAGTGTGAGCCGATCTCTTTTGGAAACAGTCAAGACAGGCAATGCCCCCTGGGATACGGCCATGACATCGCCAGCATGATCACTGTGCCCCCATAGGCCAAAAGCATGACCTAGCTCATGCAAGGCTGTCGCTTGAAGGACAGGCGCTCTTAGTTCTGGTGAAACCATGACCTTCACTTTTGGCTCAAGTTGGGTTGCTTTTTTGCGTCGAGCCTCAATGATCGTCAGCAGACTGCGGCCATTGCTGGCACGCCAACCCGAGGGGAGCTGTCGCAGCGGAGGGCGTTTCCTAAACACCATCACATGAGCGCGTTCAATCTCAGCGACCCTCGTTAGTGGAATCACTTCAGACCAGCTATTGAATGCAGCATCCACAGCATTGGCCCATCGCTTTAACCAGCGATGGCCCGCAACAGAGCCTTTGGGGTTTGGTTCAATCCATACACACCAATGAGGCAAGCTTGGATAACCAAAACTGGTGGTCGCTAATTTGTCGACATACCCGAGCCCATTTCTGGACTCGGGTAATTGGAGACCACCATTTAAAACACGCACGTCTTGCGCTGGTGGACAGGGATCTGGAACCATTAGGATTATTGAGAAGGAAGGCCGACGCCGCGGGCCATCAGGGTTGCCAAAAGGGGAATGAATGCAAATCCAACGATTTCGATGTTGATGAACCAACCGAGGCGAGTCACTAACGAGGAACTCACTTCAGGCAGTTCTCCCTTACGCAGTGGAATAGCCCAGAGGATATAGGTGACAGTTGGATAAAGAGAAAGAGTCCCCGCAACAATAAAGACTCCTACCTTCCACCAGAACAAAGGGTTTTGAGTATAAAAGTCACTTCCTTGGCCGAAATACAACACCCGCAGAATGCCGCTGATCAAAAGCGCCAAGCCTGCTACGCCATAAACGATGTCCGTGATGACCATCGCCGTGGCTTCTCCACGGTTTGGGGAAGCCTTCAACAGCTTTCGCTCAAGCACCAAGGCAGCAAAGCAAACCATGAAGCTCAGGTAGTGGACGTAGGCAATTCCAGCATTGTTGACAATCTCAGGCATGAGAAGAACTCCCAAGTGGATGGGATGAATGAAATTCGTTTTGACGCTAGCGACATCAAGCTCAATGAACGGCTATCTCAATAGAAGAAGAGGGTGAGGGGGGTCTGCATCAATCAAAGCAACACGACATCCTGAAGAAACTGTTTAATAACGCATAAAAAGTTAATTCCGTACTCTTCCTTACGCAGTCAGGATGGAAACACTTTGGCTCTAGGTTCAATTAAGAGTTGAGTTCCAGATGGTGAGTTCTTTAAGTGCCTATCTTGGGGAGATCGGGCGACATCAACTTTTGACACCTGAACAGGAACTGACAATGGGTCGGAAGGTTCAGGCCATGGTTGCGCTTACTAACCGATGCCATCTTGCTGGTGGAGCAGGTCCCGAATGCGAATACTCAGATGATCAGCGCCTCACCATTCGTCGTGGTGAAAAAGCCAAGAATCAGATGATCACTGCCAATTTAAGACTTGTAGTGAATCTTGCCAAGCGCTACCAGGGCAAGGGGCTCGATCTTCTCGATCTGATTCAAGAAGGCACGCTTGGACTTACCAGAGCAGTGGAGAAATATGACCCAACCCGTGGCCATAGATTTTCGACTTATGCCTATTGGTGGATTCGCCAGGGGCTTAACCGGGCACTATCGACTCAGAGCAGGACGATACGAATTCCCGTCAATGTGAATGAGAAGCTAACCAAATTAAGGGCAGCAAAGTCAAGACTGATGCAGAACAACGGCTTGCCTCCCACTGCTGAGCAATTGGCAAAAACCATGCGACTGCCGATGGCTGAAGTGGAAGATCTGCTCGCTTGTGAATTACGCAGTGTGACAGTGAGCCTTCAAGGAGTTGTGAAGTCAAAATCCGATCCTTCAGAACTTGCGGATGTCCTTCCCAGCGAAGAGATCCCTCCTATGGAGCGTGCCGAAATGTCGGAAAGAACTGCATCGGTATGGACTTTGCTCAATCGTGCGAACCTCACTCCTAAAGAACGGATGGTGGTCACACTTCGTTTTGGCCTCGACGGATCTCATGAATGGCGCACTCTCGCGGAAGTTGCACGACATATGAGTTGCAGTCGCGAATACTGCAGGCAGGTATTACAAAGGGCACTGCGAAAACTGCGCAAAGCAGGAATGCAGAGTGGTTTGGTAGAAAGCACCCTCTAAGCGATAAACCTCACTAAAAAGTGGGAAATCCGCCCCAAGAAGGGGCGGAGCTCATCTTATGAATCCCCATAAATCAGGTAAAAATGGAATGACATCGGCGCCGACAAACCATGGTTGATGAGGCCACCGCAACTCACACCACCGTCGATGCAACGGTGCTGGAAAGTTCCGTTATTGATCAGAGTCTGTTTCAAAAGGTGTTGCGTCAGGCTGGGCGAAGCCTTGCAAGGCCAGCTTTAGAAGCTTTGGAAATGCTCCTGGATGCATCAACACCTGCACAGGCCAGACTCACCATGCTCGCTGCACTGACCTACCTCATCATGCCCATTGATTTGGTGCCAGATTTGATCCCTGTAGCAGGATTTAGTGATGACCTTGTTGCACTTACCGCAGTCGTAGGCCTCTGGAGCAATCACATGACCCCCCAGATTCGTGATCGTGCCCGACGCAAACTAGATCGGTGGTTTCCAGTTGGCGGCTGATGTCAGGGTGGTCTGGTCAAGTTGAAGATGAGCTGACCCTCCTGTTGAAGGATTGGTTGAAGCAGCAGGGACGTACCCAGGCAGACCTGCGTCGAAGCCTTCAGGCTGTATCGACTCGCATGCCTGCCTTGCTTGAGGTCTTGGAACGTGAACATCGCCTGGGAGGAATACCACGGGTGGCGGCACGTCTATGTGAAATTGAAGCGGAATGGGTTGGAACGAATGCATTATCTCAATCTGACAACCAAAAAGATGCCGATCCTTTCAGCCAACTAGACCTACTTCTGCAAGAAATCCGTGATGACTGCGGCAGCTGAACCAGATGACAGGCAAAGTGGATCTGAATGACTGTTTCATCATGCGTTTGCCCTTACTTGTGACTTGCCTAGGAATGACTGCCAGTCTGCAATTAGCTGCTCCTTTAAGCCTGCAGGCACAGTCGGAGGGTTGGCTACTTGGACCGAACAGCCGTACAGGTGAAAACAGCAAAGTCGTGCCCGGCAACTGCATTGAAGAGGCCGATGGATCCATTACCTGCGATACCAAACTTGAGAATCCCAGCGGCGATACCCCGGCTCAGCCTTCCTACAATCCGTTCAATAACTGAGATCCGCCTTGCGCCGTCTCAAGCGGGCAATGCCTTCATTCCTCAATCTAGTGGATTGGGGAGAAAGAGTAATTGTCAAGGTTCTCACAATGATCACCGTTGTTGTGATCATTGCGGCATTGATACAGCTCATCGTGAATGTTGGCAATGAATTGTTCGTTGATTCACAGCAGAGCTGGCTTGGGGATGACTTAATCAAGGTTCTTGGTGATCTGTTAACTGTGCTGATTGCTCTTGAAGTGCTTCAGAACGTCACCAGTTATCTCCGCCGCCACGTGGTACAGATTGAGCTGGTGCTTGTTACAGCGCTGACTGCCGTGGCGCGCAAAGTGATCGTGTTGCCACCAGGATCTGATGATAAACCTCAGTTACTGGCTGGACTGGGGATTGCCTCGATTGCTTTGGCCGGGGCTTATTGGCTGGTTAAGAGAGCGACAATTGATCCGGCCCTTTCTGCTCGTTCCAGAACAAAGCCAACCAAATTGTCCCAGGGTGAGGATCAGTTCGTTCCACACGATGCAGACGGTGAGGGGCCAAATGCAGCTGATCTCCCACGCTGAGATCAACACACACATCGGGATCTTTCAGTTGCATACGTGCACTTCCCTTCATTAGCACAATCCATTCGTGATCAGCCTGGTCATACCAGAACCCCTCTGGACTAGATGCAGCACAAGAGAGAATTAGCTCTAGGCGCCAATTTGAACCAGCGTGGAGAAGATGCTGTTGTTCCTGCCCTTGTGGAGGTAATGGCCGCGTTAGTAGATTGGCATCGGAAGAAAGCTGCTCGACAGGCTCAAGTTCACCCCAACGGCGTCCAATCTCAAAGCCCCAAGATCGAGCTAACTTCACCACTTGATTGTGATCTCCACAAGCGGCTAGCAGCTCTCGTCGGCCAGGGACAGTTTCTAGCGACTGAATCATTTTTTGAAGCTGTTGCACCTTGTCGAGGAATCGGTAGAGATCCTGTTCTGCCATCCACTTCTCCAGAATTCATTTCCAACTAATGATGCTGATAACAAATTGTTCAAGGTATCAGCGAAATTTTTTGGTTGCCTCATCCGCTTTGATCATCACAACACGCATAGAAACACTCAACCATGAAAACCTTTGACCAGGATTCACAACCTATTTCCATGCCTTACATCAGCGAGCCTATGAGAGCAGTGAACAGCAGTTGATTCGGCTCAGGATCTGCTCGAGGCCTTTGTGATACCCCAGTCCTCTCTTTCACGGTGGTGCCAAGCCCATGCGCAACTGTTAAAGCGGTATCAGCAGATCACAACAGATCACTACGGCAGACTTAGGCGTTACTGCTGATGATTGCATGAAACTACAGATTCGTCTGAGGCGACTTGTACTTGAACTTGGGGGCCAAACTGCAGGATTATTAATCCTGATCTCTACACTCTTGATCCATCCTATTGGCACCATTGCATTGGATACCGATGCTGGAGGATCGTTATTCAAGCAACACTGTTCAGGGTGTCATGTAAATGGTGGCAATATCATCCGACGTAACAAAACCCTTAGGCTCAAAGCACTAGAGCGCAATGGTCTAGATAATCCTCAAGCAATCGCCAGAGTGGCTCGAGAAGGAATCGGGCAAATGTCTGGTTACGAGGATGTTCTCGGCGATAGTGGAGATCAGCTCGTGGCGGCCTGGATATGGGCTCAAGCTCAGAATGCTTGGACCCAAGGGTAAACCTCAAGAGAGGTCCATATTCCTTCCTTCCAGTAAACGTCTTGCTCTAGAAGCTTCCTAACAACATCAAGACTTGCGGCTTCGAAAATCCCAAAAACATGAGTGCTCCCTTCTGTTGGACCAAGAGTGATCAGAATGCCCTGTTTCTTAAGAGTGGTAAGCCTATTGAGGTGTTCTTCACGAAAAGGGCTTCGCTTTTCAAGTGCGTTTTCGCAGTAAGTACCCCAAAGAACAAATCGTGCCATGTCTGCTGCGTAAAACTCATCGCTAAAATTTGTCTCTTAAAGGATGGCACAAATGGGTAACTAAACGCTATGTTGTTGAAGTAGATTTCCATTTTACAAATCATGCTCACCGGCAGCGACCTCCTCACGAAAGTCAAAGACCTGGGTGATGTCAGCAAATCCGATCTTGTTCGCGCCTGTGGCTATGTCTCCACGAAGAAGGATGGTGGAGAACGCCTTAATTTCACTGCTTTCTACGAAGCTCTACTAGAAGCTAAAGGTGTAAGCCTTGGGATAACTGGTGTTGCAGGTATCGGTAAGGGTGGGCGCAAGCTTAGTTATGTAGCTACTGTTCAGGGCAATGGCAATCTATTGATTGGCAAGGCCTATACAGCCTTACTTGATCTTAAGCCTGGCGATGAGTTTGAAATCAAGCTTGGACGCAAGCAGATTCGCCTAGTTCCCGCTGGAGGAAGCGACGAAGACGACGATTGATTCATATTTTGAGCTAAGGGAGATTCGGAGAAGATCGTTCCAACCTCATTTGAATCAAGCAAGCCCTGGAAATCTTCCAGGGCTTTTTTTGTTGTGTCTTAAGGCAGGATGATAGATATGAGCAAGTTAAAACTCATCCAGCAGCGTTGCGCAGCTCCTTGCAGAAAAGACCCGCTTCTTGAGCAACTAATCCAGGAGCCGCAGCAGCCATTCGTTTCACTAGAGCACTGCCAACAATGGCTCCATCAGCACCCCAACTTCGCACCTGCCGTACTTGCTGAGGCCCAGAAATTCCAAATCCGACTGCTACAGGATTGGAGCCGGACAACTTGAGTTGCTGCACCAAGGATTGAACACGATCCTCCATTACAGAACGTTCGCCAGTAACTCCCGTCACGCTTACTAAATAGGTAAAACCCCTGCTGCTTTCTGCAATCCTTGCCATACGCTCCGCAGGTGTAGTAGGAGCCACCAGAAGAACCAGATCAAGTCCACGAGCAGAAGCCAAGGGGGAAAGGCGCTCAGCTTCCTCGAGTGGAAGATCTGGGACCACAAGACCGGCAACTCCAGCCTCAGCAGCTTCATCACAGAAACGCTCCATACCCCGGTTGAACAATGGATTGGTGTAGGTGAACAGGATCACAGGAATGGAAAGTTTGCCTCGCAAGTCAATCAACATCTGCAAGACCCGAGCTGGTGTCGTACCAGAAGCCAGTGCTCGAGAAGCAGCTGCCTGAATTACCGGACCATCGGCGAGAGGATCGCTATAGGGAATGCCCAGCTCGATCATGTCCGCGCCAGATTGCTCCAGGCTGAGCAATACCTCAGCAGTGGTTTCCAGATCAGGATCACCAGCCATGAGGAATGGCATGAGTGCAAGGCGTCCCTCAGCTTGTACTCGTTGGAAGCGACTGCTGATTGTGGCGTGTGTATTGGATTTAGGTGCCAAGAAATCTGCCATAGCAATCAATTAGAAGAAGGCGTGAGGGGGGCAAACGCCCTAGAACCTATGGGTCAGAGGGGGCTTGTTGCTTAGGATTCTCATCCTCAATATCCTTCAGTAAGGAAACTTTCTCAGCATCAGGTAATGCATCGAAGCGAGCCTGAAGTTCAGCAGCTGATAGATTTTCATAGGCCTGTTGATAACGTCGCCGTTGTTGCATGAAGGTCATATTCCCTGAAACCACTCGAAGTAGATATGATCCCGTCCAGGCGACAACAACCACAACAAGAAGTGATTGAGCAGCGATACCGGCAGAAATACTATCCAGGCCCGTAAATCTCAATACACTGTAAGCGATCCCCCCGAGTATCAAAACAAGAAAGCCCAGCTGAATGACCTTGGCACGCGTCATATGTTTAAACCTCTCCTTGCCCATTAAGGCGAAGATTCAAAAAAGGCGCGAATAGAATTAAACCGGGAAAGAACAGGAACACCAATCCGTAGGCGCTTAGACGCTCGAATTTGCCCATACAGTGCCACCGTCTGTTCATCCAGGAATAGAGGAGCAAAGGGACAACAATCAAATAGAGGCCGCCTAACAAGGCATAGGCAGCGAGCACCATCAGCGAGTTGATCGAGATTGGACTGGTGACGGCCTGTAGAAACACTGTCAGCAAACTGCTTGGTATAAATCTAGGATGCCATTGCGGGCCTTGGCCCAGCCATTGCCGGGGGCATGGCGGAATTGGTAGACGCAAGCGACTTAAAATCGCTTGTCCTGAAAAGGACGTGGGGGTTCAAGTCCCCCTGCCCCCACTGGTGATCATCGCAACGAGCCAAATATTTCCCCATTTGCGTAGAGATTCAAGTTGCTAGCCAGACCCCAATCGGATCCTTGATTGCCAGCTCGAGCAATGGTGCAATTCATGCGCTCCAATGCGTGCTTTATCAATCAACCGAAACAGACCAGCCCAACAGTTCGCCAGCATGAAATGGAACTAAGTGTTCAGAAGAATCTGCGTTCGTTTGTCCGCTAAAAGTAGCTGGTACAACATGAGCTCTTCGTATCAGTTTGATTGAGGTGTTATTGAGGGGCAAGCCATAGAAAGCTGGACCGTATTCACTGGAGAAGGCCTCAAGGCGATCAAGTGCTCCTTCCTGCTCAAAGACTTCGGCATAACTTTCCATCGCATAATGAGCATTGAAAATGCCACCACAACTACAAGCACTCTCCTTTGCAGAGCGAGGGTGTGGTGCCGAATCAGTGCCAAGGAAAAAGCATGGTTTGCCACTTGTCGCTGCTCGACGCAGGGAGAGTCGATGGCGTTCACGCTTGGCTACTGGTAAGCAGTAGAAATCACTACGAAAACCACCGAGAAACATTGCATTACGGTTGATATGTAAATGATGAGGAGTGATAGTGGCTGCCAGATTCGGCCCACCTGTTTCCACGAACTGAACTGCCTCTTGCGTCGTGATGTGCTCCATCACGACACGAAGATTTGGATAACGCCCTATTAGTGGTGCCAGGTGGTGCTCAATAAAAAAGGCTTCTCTATCAAAAATGTCGATATCGACATCGCTCACCTCACCATGAACGAGCAATGG from Prochlorococcus marinus str. MIT 9313 includes these protein-coding regions:
- a CDS encoding c-type cytochrome, which translates into the protein MKLQIRLRRLVLELGGQTAGLLILISTLLIHPIGTIALDTDAGGSLFKQHCSGCHVNGGNIIRRNKTLRLKALERNGLDNPQAIARVAREGIGQMSGYEDVLGDSGDQLVAAWIWAQAQNAWTQG
- a CDS encoding YciI family protein, with translation MARFVLWGTYCENALEKRSPFREEHLNRLTTLKKQGILITLGPTEGSTHVFGIFEAASLDVVRKLLEQDVYWKEGIWTSLEVYPWVQAF
- a CDS encoding AbrB family transcriptional regulator translates to MLTGSDLLTKVKDLGDVSKSDLVRACGYVSTKKDGGERLNFTAFYEALLEAKGVSLGITGVAGIGKGGRKLSYVATVQGNGNLLIGKAYTALLDLKPGDEFEIKLGRKQIRLVPAGGSDEDDD
- the trpA gene encoding tryptophan synthase subunit alpha codes for the protein MADFLAPKSNTHATISSRFQRVQAEGRLALMPFLMAGDPDLETTAEVLLSLEQSGADMIELGIPYSDPLADGPVIQAAASRALASGTTPARVLQMLIDLRGKLSIPVILFTYTNPLFNRGMERFCDEAAEAGVAGLVVPDLPLEEAERLSPLASARGLDLVLLVAPTTPAERMARIAESSRGFTYLVSVTGVTGERSVMEDRVQSLVQQLKLSGSNPVAVGFGISGPQQVRQVRSWGADGAIVGSALVKRMAAAAPGLVAQEAGLFCKELRNAAG
- a CDS encoding DUF3007 family protein; translated protein: MTRAKVIQLGFLVLILGGIAYSVLRFTGLDSISAGIAAQSLLVVVVVAWTGSYLLRVVSGNMTFMQQRRRYQQAYENLSAAELQARFDALPDAEKVSLLKDIEDENPKQQAPSDP
- a CDS encoding NAD(P)H-quinone oxidoreductase subunit L; this encodes MVLAAYALLGGLYLIVVPLLLYSWMNRRWHCMGKFERLSAYGLVFLFFPGLILFAPFLNLRLNGQGEV
- the pyrC gene encoding dihydroorotase, coding for MDSLPDQLILRQPDDWHVHLRDGAMLHAVLGSTARVFRRAIVMPNLRPPITSVEAAKTYRDQILAALPDGVPFTPLMTAYLNESLAPDVLEQGHQQHVFIAAKLYPAHATTNSEQGVSDLRAINSLLETMEKIGMPLLVHGEVSDVDIDIFDREAFFIEHHLAPLIGRYPNLRVVMEHITTQEAVQFVETGGPNLAATITPHHLHINRNAMFLGGFRSDFYCLPVAKRERHRLSLRRAATSGKPCFFLGTDSAPHPRSAKESACSCGGIFNAHYAMESYAEVFEQEGALDRLEAFSSEYGPAFYGLPLNNTSIKLIRRAHVVPATFSGQTNADSSEHLVPFHAGELLGWSVSVD